From the genome of Spinacia oleracea cultivar Varoflay chromosome 2, BTI_SOV_V1, whole genome shotgun sequence, one region includes:
- the LOC110789077 gene encoding digalactosyldiacylglycerol synthase 2, chloroplastic: MAKKQQIAIYTTASLPWMTGTAVNPLFRACYLAKDGERKVTLVIPWLSLKDQGLVYPDNITFKSALDHEAYVLKWLEDRTGFISRFEIKFYPGRFSTDKRSILPVGDITDVISDEEADIAVLEEPEHLTWYHHGNRWKAKFRLVIGIVHTNYLEYVKREKNSVQAFLLKHVNSWVIGIYCDKVIRLSAATQDLPRSVICNVHGVNPKFLEVGKKKKEDLEDGKPVFTKGAYYIGKMIWNKGYKELLKLLKDHQKKLVGLEVDLYGNGEDSNEVKVAAKKLELPVRVHPGRDHADPLFHDYKVFLNPSTTDVVCTTTAEALAMGKIVVCANHPSNEFFKQFPNCRVYDDGEGFAATTCKALAEQPALLTDEQRHELSWEAATERFLKAAQLDQGTNSRLSTTPSSKKFASLSSSNVKKKLEDASAYIHDAVSGTEFTRTAFGAIPGTLYPDEELCKDLGLPSPTNSGGQCCKK, encoded by the exons ATGGCTAAGAAGCAGCAAATTGCAATATATACCACTGCCAGCTTACCATGGATGACTGGTACTGCTGTGAATCCGTTGTTCCGTGCTTGTTATCTTGCAAAAGATGGGGAGCGGAAGGTTACTCTTGTAATTCCATGGTTGTCTCTTAAAGATCAAGGACTTGTATACCCTGACAACATAACATTCAAGTCAGCCCTAGATCACGAGGCATATGTACTCAAATGGCTTGAAGACAGGACAGGATTCATATCCCGGTTTGAAATAAAGTTTTATCCTGGAAGG TTTTCGACAGATAAAAGGAGCATTCTTCCTGTCGGAGATATTACTGATGTTATATCAGACGAAGAGGCAGACATTGCTGTCCTCGAGGAGCCCGAGCATCTAACATGGTACCATCATGGAAATAGATGGAAAGCAAAATTCCGTCTTGTGATCGGGATTGTCCACACCAATTACCTGGAATATGTTAAACGAGAGAAAAATTCTGTCCAAGCATTTCTTCTGAAACATGTAAATAGTTGGGTAATCGGTATCTACTGCGATAAG GTAATTCGATTGTCTGCAGCCACCCAGGATCTTCCAAGATCTGTCATATGCAATGTCCATGGAGTAAACCCCAAATTTCTTGAGGTTggcaagaaaaagaaagaagatcTTGAAGATGGGAAGCCCGTCTTCACTAAAGGGGCCTATTACATAGGTAAAATGATTTGGAATAAAGGATACAAAGAGCTGCTCAAACTTCTTAAGGACCATCAGAAAAAGCTAGTTGGTCTGGAAGTTGACCTCTATGGTAACGGAGAGGACTCTAATGAGGTCAAGGTAGCAGCTAAGAAACTGGAACTACCTGTACGAGTTCATCCTGGACGTGATCATGCTGATCCTTTGTTTCATGA TTACAAGGTGTTTCTCAATCCAAGCACAACAGATGTAGTCTGCACAACAACAGCAGAAGCATTAGCGATGGGAAAGATTGTCGTGTGTGCCAACCATCCGTCTAATGAATTCTTTAAGCAATTCCCTAATTGCCGCGTGTATGATGATGGTGAAGGGTTTGCTGCAACAACATGTAAAGCTCTGGCTGAACAACCAGCCCTCTTGACTGATGAACAGAGGCATGAGTTGTCTTGGGAAGCTGCAACAGAAAGATTTTTAAAGGCTGCTCAGTTGGACCAAGGGACTAACAGTCGACTCTCTACAACTCCGTCCTCAAAAAAGTTTGCCTCCTTGTCATCGTCCAACGTGAAAAAGAAATTGGAAGATGCCTCAGCATACATACATGACGCAGTATCGGGTACAGAATTTACTCGAACGGCTTTTGGTGCTATCCCCGGTACTCTGTACCCTGATGAAGAACTATGTAAGGATCTGGGTTTGCCTTCTCCTACTAACTCAGGTGGACAGTGCTGCAAGAAGTGA